In Dama dama isolate Ldn47 chromosome 9, ASM3311817v1, whole genome shotgun sequence, the following proteins share a genomic window:
- the LRRTM2 gene encoding leucine-rich repeat transmembrane neuronal protein 2: protein MGLHFKWPLGAPMLAAIYAMSMVLKMLPALGMACPPKCRCEKLLFYCDSQGFHSVPNTTDKGSLGLSLRHNHITELERDQFASFSQLTWLHLDHNQISTVKEDAFQGLYKLKELILSSNKIFYLPNTTFTQLINLQNLDLSFNQLSSLHPELFYGLRKLQTLHLRSNSLRTIPVRLFWDCRSLEFLDLSTNRLRSLARNGFAGLIKLRELHLEHNQLTKINFAHFLRLSSLHTLFLQWNKISNLTCGMEWTWGTLEKLDLTGNEIKAIDLTVFETMPNLKILLMDNNKLNSLDSKILNSLRSLTTVGLSGNLWECSPRICALASWLGSFQGRWEHSILCHSPDHTQGEDILDAVHGFQLCWNLSTTVTAMATTYKDPTTEYTKRISSSSYHVGDKEIPTTAGIAVTTEEHFPEPDNAIFTQRVITGTMALLFSFFFIIFIVFISRKCCPPTLRRIRQCSMIQNHRQLRSQTRLHMSNMSDQGPYNEYEPTHEGPFIIINGYGQCKCQQLPYKECEV, encoded by the exons ATGG GCTTACATTTCAAGTGGCCATTAGGGGCCCCTATGCTAGCAGCAATATATGCAATGAGTATGGTTTTAAAAATGCTGCCTGCGCTGGGTATGGCGTGTCCACCCAAATGCCGCTGTGAGAAGCTGCTCTTCTACTGCGACTCTCAGGGCTTCCACTCAGTGCCAAACACCACGGACAAGGGCTCTCTGGGCCTGTCCCTGAGGCACAATCACATCACAGAGCTCGAAAGGGATCAATTTGCCAGCTTCAGTCAACTCACCTGGCTCCACTTAGACCACAATCAAATATCAACAGTAAAAGAAGATGCTTTTCAAGGACTATATAAACTTAAGGAATTAATCTTGAGttccaacaaaatattttatttgccaaACACAACTTTTACCCAACTGATTAACCTGCAAAATTTGGACCTGTCTTTTAATCAGCTGTCATCTCTGCACCCAGAGCTCTTCTATGGCCTCCGGAAGCTGCAGACCTTGCATTTACGGTCCAACTCCCTGCGGACTATCCCAGTACGCCTGTTCTGGGACTGTCGTAGTCTGGAGTTTCTGGATTTGAGCACAAACCGTTTGCGAAGTTTGGCTCGCAATGGATTTGCGGGATTAATCAAACTGAGAGAGCTTCATCTAGAGCACAACCAGCTGACGAAGATTAATTTTGCTCATTTCCTACGGCTAAGCAGTCTGCACACACTCTTCTTACAGTGGAACAAAATTAGCAACTTGACATGTGGGATGGAGTGGACCTGGGGCACTTTAGAAAAACTAGACTTGactggaaatgaaataaaagccaTCGATCTGACAGTATTTGAAACGATGCCTAATCTTAAAATACTCCTCATGGATAACAACAAGTTAAACAGCCTTGATTCCAAGATCTTAAACTCCCTGAGGTCCCTCACAACTGTTGGCCTCTCTGGCAATCTGTGGGAATGCAGCCCTCGAATATGTGCTTTGGCCTCCTGGCTGGGCAGTTTCCAAGGTCGGTGGGAGCATTCCATCCTATGCCACAGCCCCGACCACACCCAGGGAGAGGATATACTAGATGCAGTCCACGGATTTCAGCTCTGCTGGAATTTATCAACCACCGTCACTGCCATGGCTACAACTTATAAAGATCCAACCACTGAATACACAAAAAGAATAAGCTCATCAAGTTACCATGTGGGAGACAAAGAAATCCCAACTACTGCAGGCATAGCAGTTACTACTGAAGAACACTTCCCGGAACCAGACAATGCCATCTTCACTCAGCGGGTAATTACAGGAACAATggctttattgttttctttcttttttattatttttatagtgtTCATCTCCAGGAAGTGCTGCCCTCCCACTTTAAGAAGAATTAGGCAGTGCTCAATGATTCAGAACCACAGGCAGCTCCGATCCCAAACACGACTCCATATGTCAAACATGTCAGACCAAGGACCATATAATGAATATGAACCTACCCATGAAGGACCCTTCATCATCATTAATGGTTATGGACAGTGCAAGTGTCAGCAGCTGCCATACAAAGAATGTGAAGTATAA